From Niallia sp. Man26:
CTTTTTTTTATTTACAATAACTTAAACAATATTGAATTTATGGTGGAAGGAAGTCGTTTACAATATGTCGAACATAAACTTATAAAACATAATGGAGGTTTTATAGTGGAACAGAAGGACTTGTGGAGCTTAATAGAATTGTCTAAATCAGGTGATGATCAAGCAGAATGGATAATTGAGGAACTAGCTCAGAAAAAAATAGAGGAAGTGATAGATTTTGAATGTCATTTCCAATCACTGATGAATAGCAGTTATCAATCTCGCCTATGGGGAGCGGCATATGTATTAATGGGCGGATGTTCTGACGATGCTTTTGATTATTTTCGAGGATGGCTGATTGGACAAGGAGAGGAAGTGTTCAATAAAGTATTGAAAGACCCTGAGTTTCTAGCAGAGTATATCAGCGAAGATAATCTTGACGAAGAAGGTTTCCCTCAAAATGAAGAATTGCTTTCTGCTGGCTTAGATACTTATAGTCTCATTAAAACAGGTGATACAGAATGGAATGATAATATTTATGATGAGTTTCTAGAAGCACTTGATCAGAAGGGCTTACAGCCTGCAAAAGAAATAGAGTTTGATTGGGAAGAAGAAGATTTAGAGGGTTTATTTCCAATACTATGGAAAAGGTTTGGAGAAGATCCTCTTGGATGAATTTACATAAAGGGCATGTTTTAGACACTGCCGCGGCGTGTTTTTAATTAATTGGAATTGACGCTGTTTAAAATGGTGGAGGTGCTGTGACTTTGAAAAAACGAAGAAAACTTTTTTTTATCATTGCAGCAGCGATATTAGGACTAATAGCAATAGGTGTTTTGCTATTTTTCACTGTCACCCCGATTTATCATGGTACCGTTTTAGAAGTTCAGCAAAATAATCAGCAAGATAGGCACCCTTCCATATGGGTTAAGGAATATTCCCCTGATGACACCACAAATAAAACGAAAAGAGAATTAAGGAAGATGTATGAATACCAAGGGATTGTTTTTGATATGCCAGCCTATATTCCTGATAAAGTAATAAAAAATCTATCTCAAGGTCAAGAAGTGAAAATTTACTATAGTGGGATAGTTGAAGCTTCTGCTCCTGGCGGTGGTGAAGCTTATTGGGTAACCATTGTAGATGAATAGGAAGTATACAGAAAAGTTAGCCGTGTTTTTAGCAAACCAAATTAATATTCTTTTTTGGAAAAGGAGTTAATACGATTGAGGCACGAAGTAATTAAAGCAACAATTCTTTTAAAAAACCAAAAAACAATCAGCTATTAGATTGTCCATTGGTTATTTGAGTTACAGCTTATATTGCTTCCATTTTTTTGGGAATAAATATATAACTTTCAGTACAGTGCTAACTATGCATGCTGGGATAGAATATCACCCCTGTTAATAGTCTGCTTCTAATTGCAATTCTGCAACAGAATAGAGTACAGCATAGCCGCTGATTCTGACTCTCTCACCATCCAGCTTGCAATATAAAGTTCCGCCCCGCTCAGATAGATGTCTTGCTACCATTTCTGTTTTGTTTAATTTTTCTGACCAGTAGGGAATAAGCTGGCAATGTGCAGAGCCGCACACAGGATCTTCGTTAACATTTAATTTCGGGAAAAAAGCTCTTGAGACAAAATCAAACTGATTGCTTTTAGCTGTTAAGATGACACCGACTCCGTCTTCTATTTCCTTCAGTGCAGTGAAATTAGGAGTTGCTTGAAGCACATTATTTTCATCTTCCAAAACTAACATAAGATCTCTCGCTAAATAGGCTGCAACAGGAGTAACGCCTAGTGCGTTTATTATATTATTAGAGATGTCTATTTTAGCTGGCATCCTGCTTGGAAAATCCATTTCAAATAATTCTCCTTTTTTTAATACAGTTAAATCACCGCTTAGTGTTTGGAATATCCATTGTTTTGCTTCTTTCGTATAAAAATTGGCTAAAACGAAAGCTGTCGCAAGGGTAGCATGGCCGCACAAATCAATTTCTCCTCCTGGTGTGAACCATCTTAAATGATATTTATCACCGGTTTTTACAGCAAAAGCAGTTTCTGATAAATTATTTTCTTTGGCAATTAACTGCATGAGATTATCAGAAGGCCATTTCTCTAAAATACACACAGCAGCTGGATTTCCTTCAAATACTTTTTCAGCAAAAGCATCGACAAAATAACATTTCATTACTATTAGCCTCCTAAAGGTTCGAATAATTATAAATATTAAAATATCATGTAGCTTGTATGCAATCAATAGTAAAAGTGAAATTTGTAAACAGCCATAAATTATGGGGAATTATTTCATAATAAATAAGGGGGGATTTGAATGCAGCCTATCAAAACTACGGAAATTCCAGCTGCTATAACAGATTATCTTAAAAATATTAAATCAATTAAGTTTCCTCGGCAGGGATGCACCTCAGATGTTGGAATAATTGAAAGTACACAAGGAACTTATGCGCTAAAAAGGGCAAAGGGTGACCTATATTGCTCATGGCTGGACAAAGAAATAGTTGTTTTAAACTGCTTAAGTAATCAGACAACATTACCTGTTCCAAAAGTGATAAAGTATGTAAAACAAGCCAAGCTAAATGAATGCTGGGCTCTTCTTGAATTTATAGAGGGAGAAACAGTGAGAGCGGCTTTATCGAAAGAAGAAAATAAGGAGCAGAGGCTAAAAATATTGGTTAATTTTGGCGCAATTTTAGCTCAGATTCATGCCACTCCATGTCCTGGTGAACTAAGGAACACGCATTGGCTAAGCCGCATGCTAGAGGAGGCGGATTTCTTCCTAGAAAATTATCAGGTGGATGGAAGTAAGGAGTTATTAGAAAAAATGAAGAAAACGAAACCTACAAGCTATGTATCAACGCTCATTCATGGAGATTTTACGATTGATAATGTATTAGTGTCTGCTGGCGAAATAACTGGTGTCATTGATTGGGGACGCGGGGATTTTGGCGATCCAAGATATGATGCAGCCTTAGCTGTACAGCCAAGAACCAATATTTTTGATGAAAGAGTAGATAAAGAACTATTTTTTAAAGGATATGGAGATAATATTATAGATAAAAATATTTACGATTTTTATGTAAATGGATTGTATGAATTTTTTTAATGCTCCCCTCTCTTCTTAATGAGCCTATGAAATAAGCTCGATATGGTAATAAAGCCTTCACAGTAATGTGAAGACTTTATTGGATGCCACAAAATTATTTTTCTAATGCTAGCATATTCATTTGGATGGAATAAGTATTAGGAGAAAAAGCTATAGATATATTTTCATTCGATTCATCAATTATGCTGAAATAGCCTTGATTAGAATCAACCAGTCTTTCTTTAATTTGATTTTTTATTACTTCTAAATATTCCTTTTGTTTGTCATCTATTTCGATTGCTATTTTCAAAGTAGGATTGTTCATATTTTTAAATCCCTCCTAATTAGTTTATAAAATCATTATGGCCCATACATGAAAAGGATAAACAATATTGCTAATACGGACGTCCGAAGCTCTGCACTCGTTAACTAGAATCACTCCACTAACCAAACAGCTGCCTGACGAATAAGATACATCAATTACTTTATTTGGAATGGTGTTATATGAACGGTCATTGGAAAGAAATAACTGGTTCCCTTCTTTCTACAATTGGTACGATCCAAGCTGCGATTGGGAGCACTCCTGATTTTCATTTGAGCAAAAATCAAAACTATGAACTCCGCTTAGTGGGTAATGTGCTGCAGGCTTCTGGGAGTGCATTATCTGCTTATGGTCAAGGAACCGTATCGTTAGAAAAGATCGGGGACGAAATCCAGGCTGTTGGTAATTCGACAGTCATTACTGGTCTGATCCTTTATGGAACTTCTAATACAGAAACGGAGCAAAGACTTATTATTACTGGTAACTGGCTTCAAGCTTTAGGGAGCTTTGTGGGTCTTGCCGATGAATTCTTTGATTCAACAGAAATGGGCAGGGCAGAGAATATTATCGGTAATCTGCTGCAAGGAATCGGCAATTCGTTACAAGCTGTAGGTGGTGTGCAAGCGTTAAACACAAATAACTTAAACCAAGGTAAAACAGGGGTTGCTGGCAGCTGGATACAAGCTGCAGGTTCTGTCATCTCCCTTATTGGGCAAATACAAGAGGAGCTGGAGGAAATTCGACTTAATATTAATGAATAAATTATTACAGACTATTAGTAGTTGTTATATGTAGATTCGTTGGTCAAAAATCCAAAACAATCAGCTTACTTTAACTTTTGGACATATTTTTAGGGAAAGTAAGGGAACAATATTAAGGCCAATAGTAAGGATAAAGATGGAGGAGTAAAATGGAAGTAAATCACGACCGAATTAAATTAACTGCTGCAGAATTGTCCTACTTATGGGCTACCTTCCTTGCAGATAGTATGTCTATTTGTGTTTTTAAGTATTTTCTTAAACATATCGAAGATGAAGATATTAAATCAATTATTATTCATGCAAAGAAGCTCTCAGAAGAACATGTTGAATTTATTAGACAGATATATTCAATGGAAAAAATTCAAATACCCCAAGGATTTACTGAGGAAGATGTCAATTTAAATGTTAAGCGCTTGTTTTCAGATACTTTTTACTTAGTTTATCTTAGAAATATGTCTAAAGGCGGGCTAGCTACACATGGAAGAGTATTGCAGAACACTTACCGTCAAGATATACGTACTTTTTTTACCGCTTGCCTAACTGAGACAATTGAAATTGATAATAAAATAACTAGCCTGTTATTAGAAAAAGGAATAGCAGTTCGTCCACCTGTTATTCCATATCCCGAAAAATTAGAGTTCGTACATAAGCAAGCCTTTATTTTAGAAGGTTTTGGCAGAAGGAGGGTACTATCTGGCACCGAGGTAACCAATCTGTTTGCTAATGTCCAAACAAATCATACAGGAATATGCTTAGCGATGGCTTTTAGCCAAGTTACAAAAAATGAAAAGGTTCGTAAATATTTTTTAAGAGGGAAAGAAATTGCTATCAAGCATGTGAAGGTATTAGACAGTTATTTAGAAATGGCTTCACTGCCGACTCCCATGTCTGCTGTTCACGAAATAACAGAATCAATGGAAGCACCTTTTTCGGATAAACTCATGATGTTCCACTTTAGTTTGATGGTTTATGCTGGGATTGGCAACTATGGAATATCTATTTCTGAAAGTCAGAGAAGCGATTTAGTTGCGGATTATCTGCGTTTAATTGGGGAAGTGTTGAAGCTCTCTGAAGACGGTTCAAATATCATGATTGATCATGAGTGGTTAGAACAGCCGCCAGTGTCAGCCGACAGAAATTAACTAAACTGGAAATAGCAAAATATAGGGAGCTCCGTCCAGCTTCCTTGTTCACTTTTTTAATTTGTTAATAGCAAGTAAATTGGTGGTATCGGATAAAAATTCAAAATAAAAGCATAATAAATGGAAGTGTCTCACTCCTAGCGAAAATGCCGCTGATTAAAGAAGGGGATTTTTTGAAAATCACAAAATTAATAATATTGATTGTTTTAGTTAATCTTTAAGCGGTTGTTGGGATCGGAAAGAATTGATGAATGTTTCCATTGTTACAGGGATGGCGGTGGACAAGGGTGATAATCAAAAATATAGACTGACTGTTGAAACTACGGCAGCTTCAGAAGTCAGTCCTCGTACGGCGGAAGG
This genomic window contains:
- a CDS encoding DUF4240 domain-containing protein; this translates as MEQKDLWSLIELSKSGDDQAEWIIEELAQKKIEEVIDFECHFQSLMNSSYQSRLWGAAYVLMGGCSDDAFDYFRGWLIGQGEEVFNKVLKDPEFLAEYISEDNLDEEGFPQNEELLSAGLDTYSLIKTGDTEWNDNIYDEFLEALDQKGLQPAKEIEFDWEEEDLEGLFPILWKRFGEDPLG
- a CDS encoding DUF3221 domain-containing protein: MKKRRKLFFIIAAAILGLIAIGVLLFFTVTPIYHGTVLEVQQNNQQDRHPSIWVKEYSPDDTTNKTKRELRKMYEYQGIVFDMPAYIPDKVIKNLSQGQEVKIYYSGIVEASAPGGGEAYWVTIVDE
- a CDS encoding PhzF family phenazine biosynthesis protein; this translates as MKCYFVDAFAEKVFEGNPAAVCILEKWPSDNLMQLIAKENNLSETAFAVKTGDKYHLRWFTPGGEIDLCGHATLATAFVLANFYTKEAKQWIFQTLSGDLTVLKKGELFEMDFPSRMPAKIDISNNIINALGVTPVAAYLARDLMLVLEDENNVLQATPNFTALKEIEDGVGVILTAKSNQFDFVSRAFFPKLNVNEDPVCGSAHCQLIPYWSEKLNKTEMVARHLSERGGTLYCKLDGERVRISGYAVLYSVAELQLEADY
- a CDS encoding aminoglycoside phosphotransferase family protein, which codes for MQPIKTTEIPAAITDYLKNIKSIKFPRQGCTSDVGIIESTQGTYALKRAKGDLYCSWLDKEIVVLNCLSNQTTLPVPKVIKYVKQAKLNECWALLEFIEGETVRAALSKEENKEQRLKILVNFGAILAQIHATPCPGELRNTHWLSRMLEEADFFLENYQVDGSKELLEKMKKTKPTSYVSTLIHGDFTIDNVLVSAGEITGVIDWGRGDFGDPRYDAALAVQPRTNIFDERVDKELFFKGYGDNIIDKNIYDFYVNGLYEFF
- a CDS encoding DUF3231 family protein gives rise to the protein MEVNHDRIKLTAAELSYLWATFLADSMSICVFKYFLKHIEDEDIKSIIIHAKKLSEEHVEFIRQIYSMEKIQIPQGFTEEDVNLNVKRLFSDTFYLVYLRNMSKGGLATHGRVLQNTYRQDIRTFFTACLTETIEIDNKITSLLLEKGIAVRPPVIPYPEKLEFVHKQAFILEGFGRRRVLSGTEVTNLFANVQTNHTGICLAMAFSQVTKNEKVRKYFLRGKEIAIKHVKVLDSYLEMASLPTPMSAVHEITESMEAPFSDKLMMFHFSLMVYAGIGNYGISISESQRSDLVADYLRLIGEVLKLSEDGSNIMIDHEWLEQPPVSADRN